The proteins below are encoded in one region of Silene latifolia isolate original U9 population chromosome 2, ASM4854445v1, whole genome shotgun sequence:
- the LOC141642651 gene encoding uncharacterized protein LOC141642651, translating to MGDGVTSNKRKISASSARSHTRKSNPSSSFSGVYQKIILVVLVGCLAWGYKAICPPPPKLCGTPSGPPVTAPRIKLRDGRHLAYQLYGVPKDEAKHSFIFVHGFDSCRHHAFIATQVSPDTIQSLGLHIVGFDRPGYCESDPDPNRTPESMALDIQELADQLALGPKFYLVGYSMGGEMVWGCLKYIPHRLAGASLVTPVANYWWSGLPANLSTQAYYLQHPRDLWSVRVAHYAPWLTYWWQTQKLFSPSSVIAHSRDILSRQDAQLMALFEKPTNAVPVRQQGEHESLHRDMIVGFGKWNFCPTELENPFENRQGSVHLWQGEEDMIVPVILNRYIAQRLPWVQYHELPGAGHLFPYAKGLSEAIIKAQLSVES from the exons ATGGGGGATGGTGTTACAAGTAACAAGAGGAAGATATCAGCTTCATCTGCCAGATCTCACACTCGCAAATCTAATCCTTCTTCCTCTTTTTCAG GGGTATACCAGAAAATTATTCTAGTGGTGCTAGTGGGATGCTTGGCCTGGGGTTATAAGGCTATTTGCCCTCCTCCACCCAAACTCTGCGGTACCCCTTCTGGTCCTCCCGTCACAGCTCCCAGAATTAAGCTACGGGATGGAAGACATTTGGCCTATCAACTTTATGGAGTTCCCAAAGATGAAGCAAAACACAGCTTCATTTTCGTCCATGGCTTCGACTCCTGCAGGCACCATGCCTTCATTGCCACCCAAGTTTCACCT GATACCATCCAAAGCTTGGGGTTACACATTGTGGGATTTGACAGGCCTGGCTATTGTGAAAGTGATCCAGACCCTAACCGAACTCCGGAAAGCATGGCATTAGATATACAAGAGCTCGCTGATCAACTTGCCCTCGGCCCTAAATTTTATTTGGTTGGTTATTCCATGGGAGGAGAAATGGTATGGGGCTGCCTCAAGTATATTCCACACAG GCTAGCAGGGGCATCGCTGGTTACGCCCGTTGCCAACTATTGGTGGTCTGGCTTACCTGCCAACTTATCTACACAAGCATACTACTTGCAGCATCCGCGGGATCTGTGGTCAGTGCGAGTGGCACACTATGCACCCTGGCTCACTTACTGGTGGCAGACTCAGAAGCTATTTTCACCTTCAAGTGTTATTGCTCATAGTCGTGACATCCTGTCTCGTCAGGACGCACAACTCATGGCCTTATTTGAGAAACCTACAAATGCG GTTCCAGTGAGACAGCAAGGGGAACATGAATCCTTACATCGGGACATGATTGTTGGGTTTGGGAAGTGGAATTTCTGTCCTACAGAGCTGGAAAATCCATTTGAAAACAGACAAGGCAGTGTTCACCTCTGGCAAGGAGAGGAAGATATGATCGTCCCAGTGATACTAAACCGCTACATAGCACAGAGGCTGCCATGGGTTCAGTACCATGAGCTCCCCGGTGCTGGCCATTTATTTCCTTATGCCAAGGGATTGAGCGAGGCTATTATTAAAGCCCAGCTATCTGTTGAATCTTAG